The proteins below are encoded in one region of Stigmatopora argus isolate UIUO_Sarg chromosome 2, RoL_Sarg_1.0, whole genome shotgun sequence:
- the cmtr2 gene encoding cap-specific mRNA (nucleoside-2'-O-)-methyltransferase 2, translating to MISGNGTRKKVCRRGQQEVSSVTTCDAHALTEIEALFSKSRTYNKPSNEEWCSPNANVALGQQEKVENVRLQALKVSLNAVKNQLSDKNIEVWHQHTSSTNRAGKVIATVRSAANAEICTQAWCKFYEILGTFSVLPAEALLSGELNTLHLCEAPGAFISALNHYVKTSERTRYCDWSWAANTLNPYHEANAEDATIADDRLIANTLPWWFFGSDNTGNIMLQKHLLELQKFVANMRRVDLVTADGSFDCQENPDEQEALVAPLHYCEVTAALLLLSPGGSFVLKMFTLYEHSSVCLLYLLNCCFGSVSVFKPATSKAGNSEVYVVCLDYRRGEAERPLLSKLVRNYGAHLAATEALFPESAIPPSFLTQHEEMCVYFHTLQVETITENLSLFEGMSDERRERLEFIRDCTARDYLRRFQVTFLPRSRWISRNVVSPACCRASVGRLAGPRKQAAGSFNERRELQNLSWKERVERGRHADWIKRHLGEPDGTSCVLRGPSSDIHADSWCVIVGAALPVVRNSPFCSGILLNYMTEAREALAERDLSRVAPCDSCHVNSAASLLSEVAALCVDGSGTKEKKNCLVLGSRAEWDVPALQIEELLVTFPSETSRLEGGLGPTYDAAPAYQRGLVRGILSALQSLTSGDALLMPVPAALTRVSAAVVLCLHACFRSMAFRCPPPSGGVGAVLLCAGFCPQAAAPILPALTEAYDCIGELLNEAAECHSVCDRQVLQFVSMEEVLNSGLTDFLRTMNSEIMRHALHLLVQV from the exons ATGATCTCTGGCAATGGCACTCGGAAGAAAGTCTGCAGGCGGGGGCAGCAGGAAGTGAGCAGCGTAACAACCTGCGATGCCCACGCACTGACTGAGATTGAAGCCCTGTTTAGTAAATCCAGAACCTACAACAAACCGTCCAATGAGGAGTGGTGCAGTCCTAATGCAAATGTCGCTCTCGGACAACAGGAGAAAGTTGAAAATGTCCGCCTCCAGGCCCTGAAGGTCTCCCTCAACGCCGTGAAGAACCAACTCAGCGACAAGAACATCGAGGTGTGGCATCAGCACACCAGCTCCACCAACCGGGCCGGGAAAGTCATCGCCACGGTGCGCTCCGCCGCCAACGCGGAAATCTGCACTCAGGCGTGGTGCAAGTTCTACGAGATCCTGGGAACGTTCAGCGTCCTTCCCGCGGAGGCGCTCCTCTCCGGCGAGCTCAACACGCTTCACCTGTGCGAAGCACCGGGGGCTTTCATAAGCGCGCTGAACCACTACGTGAAAACCAGCGAGCGCACGCGCTACTGCGACTGGAGCTGGGCGGCCAACACGCTCAACCCGTACCACGAGGCCAACGCGGAGGACGCGACCATCGCGGACGATCGCTTAATCGCCAATACTCTGCCCTGGTGGTTTTTTGGCTCAGACAACACTGGCAACATTATGCTCCAAAAGCACCtgctggagctgcagaaatttgTGGCAAACATGCGGAGAGTGGATTTAGTGACGGCGGACGGGAGCTTCGATTGTCAGGAGAACCCCGACGAGCAGGAAGCGCTAGTGGCGCCGCTGCATTACTGCGAGGTGACCGCCGCTTTGCTGCTCCTCAGCCCCGGCGGCTCCTtcgtgctgaaaatgttcactCTGTACGAACACTCCTCCGTTTGTTTGCTCTACCTGCTCAACTGCTGCTTTGGCTCCGTCAGTGTTTTCAAACCCGCCACGAGCAAGGCCGGGAATTCCGAGGTCTACGTGGTTTGCCTCGACTACCGCCGTGGGGAGGCCGAGAGGCCTCTGCTGTCGAAGCTGGTTCGGAATTACGGAGCGCATCTGGCGGCGACAGAGGCGCTTTTCCCAGAATCCGCCATCCCGCCGTCATTCCTCACGCAGCATGAAGAGATGTGCGTGTACTTTCACACTCTGCAGGTGGAGACCATCACGGAAAACTTGAGCTTGTTTGAAGGAATGAGCGATGAGCGCAGGGAGAGGCTCGAATTCATCCGGGATTGTACGGCTCGAGACTACCTGCGACGTTTCCAG GTTACGTTCCTCCCTCGCAGTCGATGGATCTCCCGTAACGTCGTCAGCCCCGCCTGCTGCCGTGCTTCGGTGGGCCGCCTCGCCGGACCCAGGAAGCAAGCGGCGGGATCCTTCAACGAGCGCAGGGAATTGCAGAACCTGAGCTGGAAGGAGCGCGTGGAGAGGGGTCGCCATGCCGACTGGATAAAACGACACCTCGGCGAGCCCGACGGGACCAGCTGTGTGCTGCGAGGACCCTCGTCCGACATTCACGCGGATTCCTGGTGCGTCATCGTCGGGGCGGCGCTACCCGTGGTTCGAAACTCTCCTTTCTGCTCGGGGATCTTGCTAAACTACATGACGGAAGCGCGGGAGGCCTTAGCCGAGCGAGACTTGTCTCGAGTGGCTCCGTGCGACTCCTGCCACGTGAATAGCGCCGCCTCCCTTTTGTCAGAAGTGGCAGCGCTTTGCGTCGACGGTAGCGggacgaaagagaaaaagaattgTTTGGTGTTGGGGAGTCGTGCCGAGTGGGACGTCCCCGCACTGCAAATTGAAGAGCTACTTGTCACGTTTCCTTCGGAGACATCGCGTCTCGAAGGGGGCCTCGGCCCGACGTACGACGCGGCGCCGGCGTACCAGCGAGGACTCGTCCGTGGCATCCTCTCCGCCCTCCAGAGTTTGACCTCCGGCGATGCGCTGTTGATGCCCGTGCCTGCCGCTCTCACCCGCGTCTCGGCGGCCGTCGTGCTTTGCTTGCACGCTTGTTTTCGATCGATGGCGTTTAGGTGCCCGCCCCCGTCGGGCGGCGTCGGGGCCGTGCTGCTGTGCGCCGGATTCTGCCCCCAAGCTGCCGCCCCGATCCTCCCGGCCCTGACGGAAGCCTACGACTGTATTGGCGAACTGCTAAACGAAGCGGCTGAATGTCATTCGGTTTGTGACAGGCAAGTGCTTCAATTCGTGTCCATGGAGGAAGTGCTCAACTCGGGCTTGACCGACTTCTTGCGGACCATGAACTCGGAAATCATGCGACACGCCTTGCATCTGCTCGTGCAGGTCTAA